One window from the genome of Dermochelys coriacea isolate rDerCor1 chromosome 19, rDerCor1.pri.v4, whole genome shotgun sequence encodes:
- the TMEM200B gene encoding transmembrane protein 200B isoform X1 yields MAERGIKRPDQEDVMAASSAKASRAMRNQDPLEKKPLGPAPPPRRHRRKLRCKSPTEVAVKGQLRMRSPSGAFVMVGISVVLVGMTIAVVGYWPHRGPHAAGPGARLGNSSGTGDMKKEVKVSAQARYLPHSEKLKLIGPVIMGVGLFIVICANTMLYENRDMETRLLMQKGLYSMTLGLAQDFSQEDKYCQRRTSLPLLKANAECVEGCYKVDLSSSGFQSCSSPGNKWADCYRHNRLQTTAQLLHHKGISHSMSLLSVRSDSGNSMEGNLNLSFTRGAESVISLAATARSLPVIQVNNCLIEKPSATRGMGDEGEISLSGRPDEAPRLSWTLPPRGGNVSPRGEDLQGGHVIINIDSGPPSITAGETYLNPDSTENEFSSDVQLHNPGHSKSLDLGRPGVLLVAPIKDRKNRSWPRLDQISVVGYAKLESTGESSDRLLEQTDQQGPDETSPSTQEV; encoded by the exons ATGGCAGAAAGAGGGATCA AAAGACCTGACCAGGAGGATGTCATGGCAGCCAGCAGCGCCAAAGCCAGCAGAGCCATGAGAAATCAGGATCCTCTGGAGAAGAAGCCCCTGggacctgcccctcctccccggaGGCACAGACGCAAGCTCAGGTGCAAGTCGCCAACCGAGGTGGCCGTGAAGGGGCAGCTCCGGATGCGCTCGCCATCGGGGGCCTTCGTGATGGTGGGCATCTCTGTCGTCTTGGTCGGCATGACAATCGCCGTTGTGGGCTACTGGCCTCACCGGGGCCCACATGCAGCTGGGCCTGGGGCCAGGCTGGGTAACTCCAGCGGCACAGGAGACATGAAGAAAGAAGTGAAGGTCTCTGCCCAAGCCCGCTACCTCCCTCACAGCGAGAAGCTGAAGCTGATTGGCCCTGTCATCATGGGCGTCGGGCTCTTCATTGTCATCTGCGCCAACACCATGCTGTATGAGAACAGGGACATGGAGACCCGCCTGTTGATGCAGAAAGGCCTCTACTCCATGACCCTGGGCCTTGCCCAGGACTTCAGCCAGGAGGACAAGTACTGCCAGAGGAGGACTAGCTTGCCCCTCCTCAAGGCCAATGCCGAGTGTGTCGAGGGCTGTTACAAGGTGGATCTCTCCTCCAGCGGCTTCCAATCCTGTTCCAGTCCCGGGAACAAATGGGCTGACTGCTACAGGCATAACAGGCTCCAGACGACGGCCCAGCTGCTCCATCACAAGGGGATTTCCCACTCTATGTCCCTCCTCAGCGTCCGCTCAGACTCTGGCAACTCCATGGAGGGGAACCTCAATCTGTCCTTCACCCGTGGGGCCGAGTCGGTAATTTCCTTGGCTGCCACTGCCCGGTCACTTCCCGTCATCCAGGTGAACAACTGCCTCATTGAGAAGCCGTCTGCAACTCGGGGGATGGGCGATGAGGGGGAGATCAGCCTGTCTGGGAGGCCAGATGAGGCACCACGGCTCTCATGGACTCTCCCACCCAGGGGTGGCAACGTCTCCCCCAGAGGAGAAGACCTCCAGGGTGGCCATGTCATTATTAACATAGACAGCGGGCCTCCATCCATCACTGCGGGCGAGACGTACCTGAACCCAGACAGCACCGAGAACGAATTCAGCTCAGACGTGCAGCTCCACAACCCAGGTCACTCCAAGTCGCTGGACCTTGGCAGGCCGGGCGTGCTGCTGGTGGCGCCCATCAAAGACCGGAAGAACAGGAGCTGGCCTAGACTTGACCAAATCAGTGTGGTAGGCTACGCCAAACTGGAAAGCACGGGTGAGTCCTCTGACAGACTATTGGAGCAGACAGATCAGCAGGGCCCGGACGAGACCAGCCccagcacccaggaggtgtga
- the TMEM200B gene encoding transmembrane protein 200B isoform X2: MAASSAKASRAMRNQDPLEKKPLGPAPPPRRHRRKLRCKSPTEVAVKGQLRMRSPSGAFVMVGISVVLVGMTIAVVGYWPHRGPHAAGPGARLGNSSGTGDMKKEVKVSAQARYLPHSEKLKLIGPVIMGVGLFIVICANTMLYENRDMETRLLMQKGLYSMTLGLAQDFSQEDKYCQRRTSLPLLKANAECVEGCYKVDLSSSGFQSCSSPGNKWADCYRHNRLQTTAQLLHHKGISHSMSLLSVRSDSGNSMEGNLNLSFTRGAESVISLAATARSLPVIQVNNCLIEKPSATRGMGDEGEISLSGRPDEAPRLSWTLPPRGGNVSPRGEDLQGGHVIINIDSGPPSITAGETYLNPDSTENEFSSDVQLHNPGHSKSLDLGRPGVLLVAPIKDRKNRSWPRLDQISVVGYAKLESTGESSDRLLEQTDQQGPDETSPSTQEV; the protein is encoded by the coding sequence ATGGCAGCCAGCAGCGCCAAAGCCAGCAGAGCCATGAGAAATCAGGATCCTCTGGAGAAGAAGCCCCTGggacctgcccctcctccccggaGGCACAGACGCAAGCTCAGGTGCAAGTCGCCAACCGAGGTGGCCGTGAAGGGGCAGCTCCGGATGCGCTCGCCATCGGGGGCCTTCGTGATGGTGGGCATCTCTGTCGTCTTGGTCGGCATGACAATCGCCGTTGTGGGCTACTGGCCTCACCGGGGCCCACATGCAGCTGGGCCTGGGGCCAGGCTGGGTAACTCCAGCGGCACAGGAGACATGAAGAAAGAAGTGAAGGTCTCTGCCCAAGCCCGCTACCTCCCTCACAGCGAGAAGCTGAAGCTGATTGGCCCTGTCATCATGGGCGTCGGGCTCTTCATTGTCATCTGCGCCAACACCATGCTGTATGAGAACAGGGACATGGAGACCCGCCTGTTGATGCAGAAAGGCCTCTACTCCATGACCCTGGGCCTTGCCCAGGACTTCAGCCAGGAGGACAAGTACTGCCAGAGGAGGACTAGCTTGCCCCTCCTCAAGGCCAATGCCGAGTGTGTCGAGGGCTGTTACAAGGTGGATCTCTCCTCCAGCGGCTTCCAATCCTGTTCCAGTCCCGGGAACAAATGGGCTGACTGCTACAGGCATAACAGGCTCCAGACGACGGCCCAGCTGCTCCATCACAAGGGGATTTCCCACTCTATGTCCCTCCTCAGCGTCCGCTCAGACTCTGGCAACTCCATGGAGGGGAACCTCAATCTGTCCTTCACCCGTGGGGCCGAGTCGGTAATTTCCTTGGCTGCCACTGCCCGGTCACTTCCCGTCATCCAGGTGAACAACTGCCTCATTGAGAAGCCGTCTGCAACTCGGGGGATGGGCGATGAGGGGGAGATCAGCCTGTCTGGGAGGCCAGATGAGGCACCACGGCTCTCATGGACTCTCCCACCCAGGGGTGGCAACGTCTCCCCCAGAGGAGAAGACCTCCAGGGTGGCCATGTCATTATTAACATAGACAGCGGGCCTCCATCCATCACTGCGGGCGAGACGTACCTGAACCCAGACAGCACCGAGAACGAATTCAGCTCAGACGTGCAGCTCCACAACCCAGGTCACTCCAAGTCGCTGGACCTTGGCAGGCCGGGCGTGCTGCTGGTGGCGCCCATCAAAGACCGGAAGAACAGGAGCTGGCCTAGACTTGACCAAATCAGTGTGGTAGGCTACGCCAAACTGGAAAGCACGGGTGAGTCCTCTGACAGACTATTGGAGCAGACAGATCAGCAGGGCCCGGACGAGACCAGCCccagcacccaggaggtgtga